One segment of Trachemys scripta elegans isolate TJP31775 chromosome 1, CAS_Tse_1.0, whole genome shotgun sequence DNA contains the following:
- the LOC117884752 gene encoding C-type lectin domain family 4 member D-like isoform X2: protein MASEITYAEVKFKNAPPPAEAKVTQVGLRTNQSCEEYEMVRQYLRKRNCVEEEPEGKEQVWTCCPRGWEPFQASCYYFSNDIMTWDDSERNCTGMGSHLGVINTGAEQDFIFTRVNGTVTGSEGRNYCIGLIDKEKKGQWCWVDETPYNNTATFWRPGEPSPHNNENCVVMHVPGEQNTHGNRNWNNVPCSSACHRICETATLRF, encoded by the exons ATGGCGTCGGAGATCACCTACGCCGAGGTGAAGTTTAAGAATGCACCACCACCTGCAGAGGCCAAAG TTACCCAAGTTGGCCTCAGGACAAATCAAAGTTGTGAAGAGTACGagatggtgaggcaatatctcAGGAAGAGGAACTGTGTTGAAGAAGAACCTGAAGGGAAAG AGCAAgtctggacgtgctgccccaggggctgggagccctTTCAGGCCAGCTGCTACTACTTCTCTAATGACATCATGACCTGGGATGACAGTGAGAGGAACTGCACAGGGATGGGCTCCCACCTGGGGGTGATCAACACAGGAGCTGAGCAG GATTTCATCTTCACTCGAGTAAATGGAACAGTTACAGGCAGCGAAGGAAGGAATTACTGTATTGGTCTGATTGATAAGGAGAAGAAAGGACAGTGGTGCTGGGTGGATGAGACTCCATATAACAATACTGCAAC GTTCTGGAGACCTGGGGAACCCAGTCCTCACAACAATGAGAACTGTGTTGTCATGCATGTGCCGGGAGAACAAAATACACATGGTAACAGGAATTGGAATAACGTCCCTTGTTCCAGTGCATGTCATCGAATTTGTGAGACTGCAACACTTAGATTTTGA
- the LOC117884752 gene encoding C-type lectin domain family 4 member A-like isoform X1 — MASEITYAEVKFKNAPPPAEAKVSSPLAHPEKRISQSAPQKHTQWLPWLIAALLLLLAVSLLIALIVTQVGLRTNQSCEEYEMVRQYLRKRNCVEEEPEGKEQVWTCCPRGWEPFQASCYYFSNDIMTWDDSERNCTGMGSHLGVINTGAEQDFIFTRVNGTVTGSEGRNYCIGLIDKEKKGQWCWVDETPYNNTATFWRPGEPSPHNNENCVVMHVPGEQNTHGNRNWNNVPCSSACHRICETATLRF; from the exons ATGGCGTCGGAGATCACCTACGCCGAGGTGAAGTTTAAGAATGCACCACCACCTGCAGAGGCCAAAG TTTCTTCACCCTTAGCACACCCAGAGAAGAGAATATCCCAGAGTGCACCCCAGAAGCACACCCAGTGGCTCCCATGGCTGATTGCTGCACTATTGCTGCTATTGGCTGTCTCTCTCCTCATCGCCCTCATTG TTACCCAAGTTGGCCTCAGGACAAATCAAAGTTGTGAAGAGTACGagatggtgaggcaatatctcAGGAAGAGGAACTGTGTTGAAGAAGAACCTGAAGGGAAAG AGCAAgtctggacgtgctgccccaggggctgggagccctTTCAGGCCAGCTGCTACTACTTCTCTAATGACATCATGACCTGGGATGACAGTGAGAGGAACTGCACAGGGATGGGCTCCCACCTGGGGGTGATCAACACAGGAGCTGAGCAG GATTTCATCTTCACTCGAGTAAATGGAACAGTTACAGGCAGCGAAGGAAGGAATTACTGTATTGGTCTGATTGATAAGGAGAAGAAAGGACAGTGGTGCTGGGTGGATGAGACTCCATATAACAATACTGCAAC GTTCTGGAGACCTGGGGAACCCAGTCCTCACAACAATGAGAACTGTGTTGTCATGCATGTGCCGGGAGAACAAAATACACATGGTAACAGGAATTGGAATAACGTCCCTTGTTCCAGTGCATGTCATCGAATTTGTGAGACTGCAACACTTAGATTTTGA
- the LOC117884757 gene encoding C-type lectin domain family 4 member E-like isoform X1, with amino-acid sequence MASEVTYAEVKFKNAAPPPAETKVPPEKSTAQSALQKPTWRFLWLVSALLLLLCVSLLIALIVTLLKGTGGCEEHKALPQSSAEWHCVLGRAEEKGQVWTCCPMGWKHFQSSCYYFSIDTMNWSDSETNCTGMSSHLVVINTGTEQDFILNWIKRTVTSFQNKNYYIGLTDQAQEGQWHWVDQTPYNETAAFWRQGEPSNSKMENCAVMHVKTNANRKNWNDIPCSTTVNRICETDATRF; translated from the exons TACCTCCAGAGAAGAGCACAGCGCAGAGTGCACTCCAGAAGCCCACGTGGCGATTCCTGTGGTTGGTCTCAGCACTGTTGCTGTtgctgtgtgtctctctcctcaTTGCCCTCATTG TCACTCTACTCAAGGGAACTGGAGGCTGTGAAGAGcacaaggccctgccccagagtTCTGCAGAGTGGCATTGTGTCCTGGGGAGAGCTGAGGAGAAAG GGCAAGTCTGGACATGCTGCCCCATGGGCTGGAAGCACTTTCAGTCCAGCTGCTACTACTTCTCTATAGACACCATGAACTGGAGTGACAGTGAGACAAACTGCACAGGAATGAGTTCCCACTTGGTGGTGATCAACACAGGAACTGAGCAG gatttcattttaaattggatAAAAAGAACTGTTACATCCTTCCAAAATAAGAATTACTATATTGGTCTGACAGATCAGGCACAGGAAGGCCAGTGGCACTGGGTGGATCAGACTCCATATAATGAGACTGCAGC ATTCTGGAGACAAGGTGAACCCAGTAATAGCAAAATGGAGAACTGTGCTGTCATGCatgtaaagacaaatgcaaatagGAAGAATTGGAATGACATTCCGTGTTCCACTACAGTAAATAGAATTTGTGAAACTGATGCAACAAGGTTTTGA